A genomic window from Meleagris gallopavo isolate NT-WF06-2002-E0010 breed Aviagen turkey brand Nicholas breeding stock chromosome 23, Turkey_5.1, whole genome shotgun sequence includes:
- the PER3 gene encoding period circadian protein homolog 3 isoform X1: MSFRAFPPVPWIGRNMGVVLWGGISCSRSPQQSSTSVLISDRLDWGQSHKDLMVMIQEIKKCLPEEKRSSSKPSTISALNYALRCVQQVRANNEFFQALSDRRVFQMDVMTYSIEELVTVASEHTPKNNDTFVAVFSLLSGRILHISEQAASILNHKKKVLESSRFVELLAPQDASVFYAHTDQSHLPLWYTESQTASLYDYAQVKSFFCRIRGGKDQEQEMHWYPFRITPYLVHVCTSVHVDAESCCLALAEKIHSGYEAPRIPMDKRIFTTTHTPGCVFLEIDDRAVPLLGYLPQDLIGTSILMYLHPEDRPLMITIHRKILKFAGQPPFEYLPIRFCTQNGDYVILDTSWSSFVNPWSRKVAFIIGRHRVRTSPLNEDVFATRGQETSSVEKEIKELQGQIYKLLLQPVHSNVSSGYGSLGSSGSYEHYISVASSSDSNGNCAEETQEPVTLQQVCADVNRIKNLGQQLYIASRSKPQNGNEQPMGSEVLEGKRHSASCFLPTLRSDSTEELGNALYDDSKKTPHVPSYQQINCVDSIIRYLESCSVPVLKRKSKSSTNTSSSSDGDKKNQEIGALGDTAVLSSINSQTPVFADQEEMLKKQTNEGIVGAPLPDLTLSNKSLSVGSASSQCSYSSTIVHVPHPESEVTTMENAHVGNEHVELPLNAQNPVTVAEELKPVGLTKEALSVHTQKEEQNYVDRFRRRILLSPFRTCLQWDSRSNNGHSYDQGNSPSKEMTPTSCKNGKKGKFKHWKPQRQSSDRRSRSKNRNSFPCEKRRIQKQSLSPSEMSCLRSSSTNCFPPVGFPVYSDALSSFQASSIGEELAIYSTKPEPTSLSQLCCGAPSIPALSPPNMGMFMAAFFHNFPIYAQMPQYAFLPSPQNVYLPSSYPCTTLPPAPPPSAPSAIAPVSVGQSYPAFSAASTEEQPEGQHGWALQLSSSRSSSPLQLNLLQEELPESAEPLVNADVKVYAEAKCDNSREDSGNSASSHCASCECTDRLLREDSQSGAGSAASGSGLALSSSLGSHSCETSGGGTAGSRKSSKYFASNDSSETSKTDTNQEAKEKQTSHKSKHESAWVTMDRTPEQVLMTYQMPNRIKEEVLKEDMEKLIVMRQQQPWFSDRQKRELAEVHTWLQTQTVPLQINIQGCVTCDIREATCEAAMADDNMENKGKPFPVLEH; this comes from the exons ATGAGCTTTAGGGCTTTTCCTCCTGTCCCGTGGATCGGCCGTAACATGGGAGTGGTTCTGTGGGGGGGAATCTCCTGTAGCAGAAGTCCCCAGCAGAGTTCAACCTCTGTTTTGATCAGTGATCGGCTGGATTGGGGTCAGTCTCACAAAGATCTGATGGTGATGATCCAAGAAATCAAAAAGTGTTTGCCTGAAGAGAAAAGGAGTTCCAGCAAGCCCAGCACCATCAGTGCTCTCAATTATGCTTTACGGTGTGTACAGCAGGTCCGAG CAAACAATGAGTTTTTCCAGGCTCTCAGTGATCGAAGAGTGTTCCAGATGGATGTGATGACATACAGTATAGAAGAGTTGGTGACAGTTGCATCAGAACACACTCCAAAAAACAAT gacaccTTTGTGGCTGTGTTCTCCCTGCTTTCTGGGCGCATACTGCATATTTCTGAGCAAGCAGCATCCATTCTAAACCATAAGAAGAAAGTCTTGGAATCCTCTCGGTTTGTAGAGCTTCTTGCCCCTCAGGATGCAAGTGTGTTCTATGCACACACTGATCAGTCTCACTTGCCACTTTGGTACACGGAAAGTCAAACAG CCTCTCTGTATGACTATGCCCAGGTGAAATCCTTTTTCTGCAGGATCAG AGGTGGTAAAGATCAAGAACAAGAAATGCACTGGTATCCATTCCGAATCACCCCATACTTGGTCCATGTCTGCACCTCTGTCCACGTGGATGCAGAGTCCTGTTGCTTAGCTTTGGCTGAGAAAATTCACTCTGGATATGAAG CTCCTCGGATTCCTATGGATAAAAGAATCTTCACCACTACTCACACTCCGGGATGTGTTTTTCTTGAGATAGATGACAG AGCAGTGCCTTTGTTGGGTTACCTACCTCAGGATTTGATTGGAACATCCATACTGATGTATTTGCATCCAGAAGATCGTCCTTTAATGATCACTATTCACCGTAAAA TCCTGAAATTTGCTGGCCAGCCTCCTTTTGAATACTTACCCATTAGGTTTTGCACTCAAAATGGGGATTATGTCATCCTGGATACCAGCTGGTCCAGTTTTGTGAATCCATGGAGCAGGAAAGTAGCATTCATCATTGGCCGACACAGAGTCCGAAC AAGCCCTCTGAATGAAGATGTCTTTGCTACAAGAGGTCAAGAAACTAGCAGTGTtgagaaagagataaaagaaTTGCAAGGACAAATTTACAAGCTGCTTTTGCAG CCAGTTCATAGCAACGTTTCCAGTGGTTATGGTAGCCTTGGTAGCAGTGGTTCTTATGAGCACTACATCAGTGTAGCATCTTCAAGCGACTCCAATGGAAATTGTGCAGAGGAAACACAAGAACCA GTGACTTTGCAGCAGGTGTGTGCAGATGTCAACCGGATAAAGAATCTGGGACAGCAGCTGTATATTGCATCAAGGAGCAAGCCTCAGAATGGAAACGAACAGCCTATGGGTTCAGAAGTACTAGAAG GGAAGAGGCACAGTGCTTCCTGTTTTCTCCCGACCTTGAGAAGTGATAGCACAGAAGAACTGGGCAATGCACTTTATGATGATTCAAAGAAGACTCCACACGTTCCTTCCTATCAGCAGATTAATTGTGTTGATAGTATCATCAG ATATCTAGAGAGCTGCAGTGTTCCAGTATTGAAAAGGAAATCTAAATCTTCCACAAATACATCATCATCTTCAGATGGTGACAAGAAAAACCAGGAGATCGGGGCATTGGGAG ATACTGCTGTTCTTTCATCAATTAATTCCCAAACTCCAGTATTTGCTGATCAGGAAGAGATGCTGAAGAAGCAGACAAATGAAGGCATTGTGGGAGCTCCTCTGCCAGACCTGACCCTGTCCAACAAGTCTCTGAGTGTGGGATCTGCCTCCAGCCAGTGCAGTTACAGCAGCACTATTGTGCACGTCCCACACCCTGAATCAG AAGTGACTACAATGGAGAATGCTCACGTTGGAAATGAACACGTGGAGCTGCCTCTGAATGCTCAGAATCCTGTTACAGTGGCTGAGGAGTTAAAGCCAGTTGGGTTAACAAAAGAGGCTTTGTCAGTCCACACTcaaaaggaagagcaaaacTACGTGGACAGGTTCCGCAGGAGGATCTTGCTCTCTCCGTTTAGGACTTGCCTTCAGTGGGATAGCAGAAGTAACAATGGGCATTCCTATGACCAAG GAAATTCTCCTTCTAAGGAGATGACTCCAACCAGCtgtaaaaatggcaaaaaaggaaaattcaagCACTGGAAACCTCAGAGACAGTCCTCAGATAGACGATCTCGTagtaaaaatagaaacagtTTTCCATGTGAGAAGAGAAGAATTCAGAAGCAGTCACTTTCTCCCTCAGAAATGTCCTGTTTAAGGTCCTCCAGTACGAATTGCTTTCCTCCTGTAGGATTTCCTGTCTATTCAGATGCACTATCCAGTTTTCAAGCCTCTTCCATAGGAGAGGAACTTGCTATTTACTCAACAAAACCTGAGCCCACGTCATtgtcacagctgtgctgtggagcACCATCAATTCCAGCACTTTCTCCCCCAAACATGGGGATGTTTATGGCTGCATTTTTTCACAATTTCCCCATATATGCTCAGATGCCTCAATATGCCTTTCTTCCTAGCCCTCAGAATGTTTATCTCCCTTCTTCATATCCATGCACTACTCTACCTCCTGCCCCTCCTCCTTCAGCTCCATCAGCCATAGCCCCAGTCTCTGTGGGTCAGTCCTATCCGGCCTTTTCTGCCGCATCCACGGAGGAGCAGCCGGAGGGACAGCATGGCTGGGCCTTACAGCTGAGTAGCTCACGGAGCAGCTCCCCCCTTCAGCTGAATTTGCTTCAAGAAGAGCTGCCAGAATCTGCGGAGCCTTTGGTTAATGCTGATGTTAAAGTATATGCAGAAGCTAAATGT GACAATAGTCGGGAAGATAGTGGTAACAGTGCTAGTAGCCATTGTGCTTCATGTGAATGTACTGACCGCTTGCTGCGTGAGGACTCCCAGTCAGGCGCAGGTTCAGCAGCATCAGGCAGTGGATTGGCTTTATCTAGTTCTTTAGGCTCTCACTCCTGTGAAACTTCTGGTGGTGGCACAG CAGGCAGTAGGAAAAGCAGCAAGTATTTTGCCAGTAATGATTCTTCTGAAACTTCCAAAACAGACACTAATcaagaggcaaaagaaaaacagacatctCATAAATCTAAACATGAGTCAGCCTGGGTGACGATGGATCGCACACCTGAGCAAGTTCTAATGACGTACCAAATGCCCAACAG AATTAAAGAGGAAGTTTTAAAAGAGGATATGGAGAAGCTGATAGTCATGCGACAGCAACAGCCTTGGTTTTCAGATAGGCAAAAGAGGGAGCTTGCAGAAGTGCATACGTGGCTCCAGACACAGACTGTCCCACTACAAATCAACATTCAA GGATGTGTTACGTGTGACATCAGGGAAGCAACTTGTGAGGCTGCAATGGCTGATGACAATATGGAAAACAAGGGAAAACCATTTCCAGTCTTGGAACACTGA
- the PER3 gene encoding period circadian protein homolog 3 isoform X5, whose product MSFRAFPPVPWIGRNMGVVLWGGISCSRSPQQSSTSVLISDRLDWGQSHKDLMVMIQEIKKCLPEEKRSSSKPSTISALNYALRCVQQVRANNEFFQALSDRRVFQMDVMTYSIEELVTVASEHTPKNNDTFVAVFSLLSGRILHISEQAASILNHKKKVLESSRFVELLAPQDASVFYAHTDQSHLPLWYTESQTASLYDYAQVKSFFCRIRGGKDQEQEMHWYPFRITPYLVHVCTSVHVDAESCCLALAEKIHSGYEAPRIPMDKRIFTTTHTPGCVFLEIDDRAVPLLGYLPQDLIGTSILMYLHPEDRPLMITIHRKILKFAGQPPFEYLPIRFCTQNGDYVILDTSWSSFVNPWSRKVAFIIGRHRVRTSPLNEDVFATRGQETSSVEKEIKELQGQIYKLLLQPVHSNVSSGYGSLGSSGSYEHYISVASSSDSNGNCAEETQEPVTLQQVCADVNRIKNLGQQLYIASRSKPQNGNEQPMGSEVLEGKRHSASCFLPTLRSDSTEELGNALYDDSKKTPHVPSYQQINCVDSIIRYLESCSVPVLKRKSKSSTNTSSSSDGDKKNQEIGALGVFADQEEMLKKQTNEGIVGAPLPDLTLSNKSLSVGSASSQCSYSSTIVHVPHPESEVTTMENAHVGNEHVELPLNAQNPVTVAEELKPVGLTKEALSVHTQKEEQNYVDRFRRRILLSPFRTCLQWDSRSNNGHSYDQGNSPSKEMTPTSCKNGKKGKFKHWKPQRQSSDRRSRSKNRNSFPCEKRRIQKQSLSPSEMSCLRSSSTNCFPPVGFPVYSDALSSFQASSIGEELAIYSTKPEPTSLSQLCCGAPSIPALSPPNMGMFMAAFFHNFPIYAQMPQYAFLPSPQNVYLPSSYPCTTLPPAPPPSAPSAIAPVSVGQSYPAFSAASTEEQPEGQHGWALQLSSSRSSSPLQLNLLQEELPESAEPLVNADVKVYAEAKCDNSREDSGNSASSHCASCECTDRLLREDSQSGAGSAASGSGLALSSSLGSHSCETSGGGTDTNQEAKEKQTSHKSKHESAWVTMDRTPEQVLMTYQMPNRIKEEVLKEDMEKLIVMRQQQPWFSDRQKRELAEVHTWLQTQTVPLQINIQGCVTCDIREATCEAAMADDNMENKGKPFPVLEH is encoded by the exons ATGAGCTTTAGGGCTTTTCCTCCTGTCCCGTGGATCGGCCGTAACATGGGAGTGGTTCTGTGGGGGGGAATCTCCTGTAGCAGAAGTCCCCAGCAGAGTTCAACCTCTGTTTTGATCAGTGATCGGCTGGATTGGGGTCAGTCTCACAAAGATCTGATGGTGATGATCCAAGAAATCAAAAAGTGTTTGCCTGAAGAGAAAAGGAGTTCCAGCAAGCCCAGCACCATCAGTGCTCTCAATTATGCTTTACGGTGTGTACAGCAGGTCCGAG CAAACAATGAGTTTTTCCAGGCTCTCAGTGATCGAAGAGTGTTCCAGATGGATGTGATGACATACAGTATAGAAGAGTTGGTGACAGTTGCATCAGAACACACTCCAAAAAACAAT gacaccTTTGTGGCTGTGTTCTCCCTGCTTTCTGGGCGCATACTGCATATTTCTGAGCAAGCAGCATCCATTCTAAACCATAAGAAGAAAGTCTTGGAATCCTCTCGGTTTGTAGAGCTTCTTGCCCCTCAGGATGCAAGTGTGTTCTATGCACACACTGATCAGTCTCACTTGCCACTTTGGTACACGGAAAGTCAAACAG CCTCTCTGTATGACTATGCCCAGGTGAAATCCTTTTTCTGCAGGATCAG AGGTGGTAAAGATCAAGAACAAGAAATGCACTGGTATCCATTCCGAATCACCCCATACTTGGTCCATGTCTGCACCTCTGTCCACGTGGATGCAGAGTCCTGTTGCTTAGCTTTGGCTGAGAAAATTCACTCTGGATATGAAG CTCCTCGGATTCCTATGGATAAAAGAATCTTCACCACTACTCACACTCCGGGATGTGTTTTTCTTGAGATAGATGACAG AGCAGTGCCTTTGTTGGGTTACCTACCTCAGGATTTGATTGGAACATCCATACTGATGTATTTGCATCCAGAAGATCGTCCTTTAATGATCACTATTCACCGTAAAA TCCTGAAATTTGCTGGCCAGCCTCCTTTTGAATACTTACCCATTAGGTTTTGCACTCAAAATGGGGATTATGTCATCCTGGATACCAGCTGGTCCAGTTTTGTGAATCCATGGAGCAGGAAAGTAGCATTCATCATTGGCCGACACAGAGTCCGAAC AAGCCCTCTGAATGAAGATGTCTTTGCTACAAGAGGTCAAGAAACTAGCAGTGTtgagaaagagataaaagaaTTGCAAGGACAAATTTACAAGCTGCTTTTGCAG CCAGTTCATAGCAACGTTTCCAGTGGTTATGGTAGCCTTGGTAGCAGTGGTTCTTATGAGCACTACATCAGTGTAGCATCTTCAAGCGACTCCAATGGAAATTGTGCAGAGGAAACACAAGAACCA GTGACTTTGCAGCAGGTGTGTGCAGATGTCAACCGGATAAAGAATCTGGGACAGCAGCTGTATATTGCATCAAGGAGCAAGCCTCAGAATGGAAACGAACAGCCTATGGGTTCAGAAGTACTAGAAG GGAAGAGGCACAGTGCTTCCTGTTTTCTCCCGACCTTGAGAAGTGATAGCACAGAAGAACTGGGCAATGCACTTTATGATGATTCAAAGAAGACTCCACACGTTCCTTCCTATCAGCAGATTAATTGTGTTGATAGTATCATCAG ATATCTAGAGAGCTGCAGTGTTCCAGTATTGAAAAGGAAATCTAAATCTTCCACAAATACATCATCATCTTCAGATGGTGACAAGAAAAACCAGGAGATCGGGGCATTGGGAG TATTTGCTGATCAGGAAGAGATGCTGAAGAAGCAGACAAATGAAGGCATTGTGGGAGCTCCTCTGCCAGACCTGACCCTGTCCAACAAGTCTCTGAGTGTGGGATCTGCCTCCAGCCAGTGCAGTTACAGCAGCACTATTGTGCACGTCCCACACCCTGAATCAG AAGTGACTACAATGGAGAATGCTCACGTTGGAAATGAACACGTGGAGCTGCCTCTGAATGCTCAGAATCCTGTTACAGTGGCTGAGGAGTTAAAGCCAGTTGGGTTAACAAAAGAGGCTTTGTCAGTCCACACTcaaaaggaagagcaaaacTACGTGGACAGGTTCCGCAGGAGGATCTTGCTCTCTCCGTTTAGGACTTGCCTTCAGTGGGATAGCAGAAGTAACAATGGGCATTCCTATGACCAAG GAAATTCTCCTTCTAAGGAGATGACTCCAACCAGCtgtaaaaatggcaaaaaaggaaaattcaagCACTGGAAACCTCAGAGACAGTCCTCAGATAGACGATCTCGTagtaaaaatagaaacagtTTTCCATGTGAGAAGAGAAGAATTCAGAAGCAGTCACTTTCTCCCTCAGAAATGTCCTGTTTAAGGTCCTCCAGTACGAATTGCTTTCCTCCTGTAGGATTTCCTGTCTATTCAGATGCACTATCCAGTTTTCAAGCCTCTTCCATAGGAGAGGAACTTGCTATTTACTCAACAAAACCTGAGCCCACGTCATtgtcacagctgtgctgtggagcACCATCAATTCCAGCACTTTCTCCCCCAAACATGGGGATGTTTATGGCTGCATTTTTTCACAATTTCCCCATATATGCTCAGATGCCTCAATATGCCTTTCTTCCTAGCCCTCAGAATGTTTATCTCCCTTCTTCATATCCATGCACTACTCTACCTCCTGCCCCTCCTCCTTCAGCTCCATCAGCCATAGCCCCAGTCTCTGTGGGTCAGTCCTATCCGGCCTTTTCTGCCGCATCCACGGAGGAGCAGCCGGAGGGACAGCATGGCTGGGCCTTACAGCTGAGTAGCTCACGGAGCAGCTCCCCCCTTCAGCTGAATTTGCTTCAAGAAGAGCTGCCAGAATCTGCGGAGCCTTTGGTTAATGCTGATGTTAAAGTATATGCAGAAGCTAAATGT GACAATAGTCGGGAAGATAGTGGTAACAGTGCTAGTAGCCATTGTGCTTCATGTGAATGTACTGACCGCTTGCTGCGTGAGGACTCCCAGTCAGGCGCAGGTTCAGCAGCATCAGGCAGTGGATTGGCTTTATCTAGTTCTTTAGGCTCTCACTCCTGTGAAACTTCTGGTGGTGGCACAG ACACTAATcaagaggcaaaagaaaaacagacatctCATAAATCTAAACATGAGTCAGCCTGGGTGACGATGGATCGCACACCTGAGCAAGTTCTAATGACGTACCAAATGCCCAACAG AATTAAAGAGGAAGTTTTAAAAGAGGATATGGAGAAGCTGATAGTCATGCGACAGCAACAGCCTTGGTTTTCAGATAGGCAAAAGAGGGAGCTTGCAGAAGTGCATACGTGGCTCCAGACACAGACTGTCCCACTACAAATCAACATTCAA GGATGTGTTACGTGTGACATCAGGGAAGCAACTTGTGAGGCTGCAATGGCTGATGACAATATGGAAAACAAGGGAAAACCATTTCCAGTCTTGGAACACTGA
- the PER3 gene encoding period circadian protein homolog 3 isoform X2 yields the protein MSFRAFPPVPWIGRNMGVVLWGGISCSRSPQQSSTSVLISDRLDWGQSHKDLMVMIQEIKKCLPEEKRSSSKPSTISALNYALRCVQQVRANNEFFQALSDRRVFQMDVMTYSIEELVTVASEHTPKNNDTFVAVFSLLSGRILHISEQAASILNHKKKVLESSRFVELLAPQDASVFYAHTDQSHLPLWYTESQTASLYDYAQVKSFFCRIRGGKDQEQEMHWYPFRITPYLVHVCTSVHVDAESCCLALAEKIHSGYEAPRIPMDKRIFTTTHTPGCVFLEIDDRAVPLLGYLPQDLIGTSILMYLHPEDRPLMITIHRKILKFAGQPPFEYLPIRFCTQNGDYVILDTSWSSFVNPWSRKVAFIIGRHRVRTSPLNEDVFATRGQETSSVEKEIKELQGQIYKLLLQPVHSNVSSGYGSLGSSGSYEHYISVASSSDSNGNCAEETQEPVTLQQVCADVNRIKNLGQQLYIASRSKPQNGNEQPMGSEVLEGKRHSASCFLPTLRSDSTEELGNALYDDSKKTPHVPSYQQINCVDSIIRYLESCSVPVLKRKSKSSTNTSSSSDGDKKNQEIGALGDTAVLSSINSQTPVFADQEEMLKKQTNEGIVGAPLPDLTLSNKSLSVGSASSQCSYSSTIVHVPHPESEVTTMENAHVGNEHVELPLNAQNPVTVAEELKPVGLTKEALSVHTQKEEQNYVDRFRRRILLSPFRTCLQWDSRSNNGHSYDQGNSPSKEMTPTSCKNGKKGKFKHWKPQRQSSDRRSRSKNRNSFPCEKRRIQKQSLSPSEMSCLRSSSTNCFPPVGFPVYSDALSSFQASSIGEELAIYSTKPEPTSLSQLCCGAPSIPALSPPNMGMFMAAFFHNFPIYAQMPQYAFLPSPQNVYLPSSYPCTTLPPAPPPSAPSAIAPVSVGQSYPAFSAASTEEQPEGQHGWALQLSSSRSSSPLQLNLLQEELPESAEPLVNADVKVYAEAKCDNSREDSGNSASSHCASCECTDRLLREDSQSGAGSAASGSGLALSSSLGSHSCETSGGGTGSRKSSKYFASNDSSETSKTDTNQEAKEKQTSHKSKHESAWVTMDRTPEQVLMTYQMPNRIKEEVLKEDMEKLIVMRQQQPWFSDRQKRELAEVHTWLQTQTVPLQINIQGCVTCDIREATCEAAMADDNMENKGKPFPVLEH from the exons ATGAGCTTTAGGGCTTTTCCTCCTGTCCCGTGGATCGGCCGTAACATGGGAGTGGTTCTGTGGGGGGGAATCTCCTGTAGCAGAAGTCCCCAGCAGAGTTCAACCTCTGTTTTGATCAGTGATCGGCTGGATTGGGGTCAGTCTCACAAAGATCTGATGGTGATGATCCAAGAAATCAAAAAGTGTTTGCCTGAAGAGAAAAGGAGTTCCAGCAAGCCCAGCACCATCAGTGCTCTCAATTATGCTTTACGGTGTGTACAGCAGGTCCGAG CAAACAATGAGTTTTTCCAGGCTCTCAGTGATCGAAGAGTGTTCCAGATGGATGTGATGACATACAGTATAGAAGAGTTGGTGACAGTTGCATCAGAACACACTCCAAAAAACAAT gacaccTTTGTGGCTGTGTTCTCCCTGCTTTCTGGGCGCATACTGCATATTTCTGAGCAAGCAGCATCCATTCTAAACCATAAGAAGAAAGTCTTGGAATCCTCTCGGTTTGTAGAGCTTCTTGCCCCTCAGGATGCAAGTGTGTTCTATGCACACACTGATCAGTCTCACTTGCCACTTTGGTACACGGAAAGTCAAACAG CCTCTCTGTATGACTATGCCCAGGTGAAATCCTTTTTCTGCAGGATCAG AGGTGGTAAAGATCAAGAACAAGAAATGCACTGGTATCCATTCCGAATCACCCCATACTTGGTCCATGTCTGCACCTCTGTCCACGTGGATGCAGAGTCCTGTTGCTTAGCTTTGGCTGAGAAAATTCACTCTGGATATGAAG CTCCTCGGATTCCTATGGATAAAAGAATCTTCACCACTACTCACACTCCGGGATGTGTTTTTCTTGAGATAGATGACAG AGCAGTGCCTTTGTTGGGTTACCTACCTCAGGATTTGATTGGAACATCCATACTGATGTATTTGCATCCAGAAGATCGTCCTTTAATGATCACTATTCACCGTAAAA TCCTGAAATTTGCTGGCCAGCCTCCTTTTGAATACTTACCCATTAGGTTTTGCACTCAAAATGGGGATTATGTCATCCTGGATACCAGCTGGTCCAGTTTTGTGAATCCATGGAGCAGGAAAGTAGCATTCATCATTGGCCGACACAGAGTCCGAAC AAGCCCTCTGAATGAAGATGTCTTTGCTACAAGAGGTCAAGAAACTAGCAGTGTtgagaaagagataaaagaaTTGCAAGGACAAATTTACAAGCTGCTTTTGCAG CCAGTTCATAGCAACGTTTCCAGTGGTTATGGTAGCCTTGGTAGCAGTGGTTCTTATGAGCACTACATCAGTGTAGCATCTTCAAGCGACTCCAATGGAAATTGTGCAGAGGAAACACAAGAACCA GTGACTTTGCAGCAGGTGTGTGCAGATGTCAACCGGATAAAGAATCTGGGACAGCAGCTGTATATTGCATCAAGGAGCAAGCCTCAGAATGGAAACGAACAGCCTATGGGTTCAGAAGTACTAGAAG GGAAGAGGCACAGTGCTTCCTGTTTTCTCCCGACCTTGAGAAGTGATAGCACAGAAGAACTGGGCAATGCACTTTATGATGATTCAAAGAAGACTCCACACGTTCCTTCCTATCAGCAGATTAATTGTGTTGATAGTATCATCAG ATATCTAGAGAGCTGCAGTGTTCCAGTATTGAAAAGGAAATCTAAATCTTCCACAAATACATCATCATCTTCAGATGGTGACAAGAAAAACCAGGAGATCGGGGCATTGGGAG ATACTGCTGTTCTTTCATCAATTAATTCCCAAACTCCAGTATTTGCTGATCAGGAAGAGATGCTGAAGAAGCAGACAAATGAAGGCATTGTGGGAGCTCCTCTGCCAGACCTGACCCTGTCCAACAAGTCTCTGAGTGTGGGATCTGCCTCCAGCCAGTGCAGTTACAGCAGCACTATTGTGCACGTCCCACACCCTGAATCAG AAGTGACTACAATGGAGAATGCTCACGTTGGAAATGAACACGTGGAGCTGCCTCTGAATGCTCAGAATCCTGTTACAGTGGCTGAGGAGTTAAAGCCAGTTGGGTTAACAAAAGAGGCTTTGTCAGTCCACACTcaaaaggaagagcaaaacTACGTGGACAGGTTCCGCAGGAGGATCTTGCTCTCTCCGTTTAGGACTTGCCTTCAGTGGGATAGCAGAAGTAACAATGGGCATTCCTATGACCAAG GAAATTCTCCTTCTAAGGAGATGACTCCAACCAGCtgtaaaaatggcaaaaaaggaaaattcaagCACTGGAAACCTCAGAGACAGTCCTCAGATAGACGATCTCGTagtaaaaatagaaacagtTTTCCATGTGAGAAGAGAAGAATTCAGAAGCAGTCACTTTCTCCCTCAGAAATGTCCTGTTTAAGGTCCTCCAGTACGAATTGCTTTCCTCCTGTAGGATTTCCTGTCTATTCAGATGCACTATCCAGTTTTCAAGCCTCTTCCATAGGAGAGGAACTTGCTATTTACTCAACAAAACCTGAGCCCACGTCATtgtcacagctgtgctgtggagcACCATCAATTCCAGCACTTTCTCCCCCAAACATGGGGATGTTTATGGCTGCATTTTTTCACAATTTCCCCATATATGCTCAGATGCCTCAATATGCCTTTCTTCCTAGCCCTCAGAATGTTTATCTCCCTTCTTCATATCCATGCACTACTCTACCTCCTGCCCCTCCTCCTTCAGCTCCATCAGCCATAGCCCCAGTCTCTGTGGGTCAGTCCTATCCGGCCTTTTCTGCCGCATCCACGGAGGAGCAGCCGGAGGGACAGCATGGCTGGGCCTTACAGCTGAGTAGCTCACGGAGCAGCTCCCCCCTTCAGCTGAATTTGCTTCAAGAAGAGCTGCCAGAATCTGCGGAGCCTTTGGTTAATGCTGATGTTAAAGTATATGCAGAAGCTAAATGT GACAATAGTCGGGAAGATAGTGGTAACAGTGCTAGTAGCCATTGTGCTTCATGTGAATGTACTGACCGCTTGCTGCGTGAGGACTCCCAGTCAGGCGCAGGTTCAGCAGCATCAGGCAGTGGATTGGCTTTATCTAGTTCTTTAGGCTCTCACTCCTGTGAAACTTCTGGTGGTGGCACAG GCAGTAGGAAAAGCAGCAAGTATTTTGCCAGTAATGATTCTTCTGAAACTTCCAAAACAGACACTAATcaagaggcaaaagaaaaacagacatctCATAAATCTAAACATGAGTCAGCCTGGGTGACGATGGATCGCACACCTGAGCAAGTTCTAATGACGTACCAAATGCCCAACAG AATTAAAGAGGAAGTTTTAAAAGAGGATATGGAGAAGCTGATAGTCATGCGACAGCAACAGCCTTGGTTTTCAGATAGGCAAAAGAGGGAGCTTGCAGAAGTGCATACGTGGCTCCAGACACAGACTGTCCCACTACAAATCAACATTCAA GGATGTGTTACGTGTGACATCAGGGAAGCAACTTGTGAGGCTGCAATGGCTGATGACAATATGGAAAACAAGGGAAAACCATTTCCAGTCTTGGAACACTGA